One Pelodiscus sinensis isolate JC-2024 chromosome 24, ASM4963464v1, whole genome shotgun sequence DNA segment encodes these proteins:
- the LIN37 gene encoding protein lin-37 homolog isoform X2, translating into MLPTKVETEKQDLETTSARSRLDAVLQCLLEKSDVDREQMDEDVGKTPSDPLSKDSSPSAAGKRPSARFSHHRRKKRKETDDSLTEGSQQRQNTYIIKLFDRSVDLAQFAESTPLYPICRAWMRNSPAVRERERSPSPPLPALPEDEEGAEGLNGKSQDVYKLPPPCAGPESAGGEVVSTRIPSPLPPEEGGPRLDTPAGPLPSMSSLIYRNMERWKKTRQRWKEASHRNQLRYAESMKILKEMYERQ; encoded by the exons ATCTGGAGACAACCAGCGCCCGGAGCCGCCTGGATGCCGTGCTGCAGTGTCTGCTGGAGAAAAGCGATGTGGACCG GGAGCAGATGGATGAGGATGTGGGGAAGACGCCCAGCGACCCGCTCAGCAA GGACTCCTCCCCCTCCGCTGCTGGGAAGAG GCCCTCAGCCCGGTTCTCCCATCACCGGCGCAAGAAGAGGAAGGAGACCGATGATAGCTTGACcgagggcagccagcagagacAGA ACACCTACATCATCAAGCTGTTTGACCGGAGCGTGGACCTGGCGCAGTTTGCAGAGAGCACCCCGCTGTACCCCATCTGCCGGGCCTGGATGAGGAACAGCCCCGCCGTGCGCGAGAGGGAGCGctcacccagccccccactgcctgccttgcctgaggatgaggag ggGGCCGAGGGGCTGAACGGGAAGAGCCAGGACGTGTACAAGCTGCCTCCTCCGTGTGCCGGCCCAGAGAGTGCGGGCGGGGAGGTGGTGAGTACCAGGAtaccctccccgctgcctcctgaGGAGGGGGGACCACGCCTAGACACG cCTGCCGGCCCCCTGCCCTCGATGTCGTCGCTCATCTATAGGAACATGGAGCGCTGGAAGAAGACCCGCCAGCG GTGGAAGGAGGCATCGCACCGGAACCAGCTGCGCTACGCCGAGAGCATGAAGATCCTCAAGGAGATGTACGAGCGGCAGTGA
- the LIN37 gene encoding protein lin-37 homolog isoform X3 gives MKKGFLAPVTMLPTKVETEKQDLETTSARSRLDAVLQCLLEKSDVDREQMDEDVGKTPSDPLSKDSSPSAAGKRPSARFSHHRRKKRKETDDSLTEGSQQRQNTYIIKLFDRSVDLAQFAESTPLYPICRAWMRNSPAVRERERSPSPPLPALPEDEEGAEGLNGKSQDVYKLPPPCAGPESAGGEVPAGPLPSMSSLIYRNMERWKKTRQRWKEASHRNQLRYAESMKILKEMYERQ, from the exons ATCTGGAGACAACCAGCGCCCGGAGCCGCCTGGATGCCGTGCTGCAGTGTCTGCTGGAGAAAAGCGATGTGGACCG GGAGCAGATGGATGAGGATGTGGGGAAGACGCCCAGCGACCCGCTCAGCAA GGACTCCTCCCCCTCCGCTGCTGGGAAGAG GCCCTCAGCCCGGTTCTCCCATCACCGGCGCAAGAAGAGGAAGGAGACCGATGATAGCTTGACcgagggcagccagcagagacAGA ACACCTACATCATCAAGCTGTTTGACCGGAGCGTGGACCTGGCGCAGTTTGCAGAGAGCACCCCGCTGTACCCCATCTGCCGGGCCTGGATGAGGAACAGCCCCGCCGTGCGCGAGAGGGAGCGctcacccagccccccactgcctgccttgcctgaggatgaggag ggGGCCGAGGGGCTGAACGGGAAGAGCCAGGACGTGTACAAGCTGCCTCCTCCGTGTGCCGGCCCAGAGAGTGCGGGCGGGGAGGTG cCTGCCGGCCCCCTGCCCTCGATGTCGTCGCTCATCTATAGGAACATGGAGCGCTGGAAGAAGACCCGCCAGCG GTGGAAGGAGGCATCGCACCGGAACCAGCTGCGCTACGCCGAGAGCATGAAGATCCTCAAGGAGATGTACGAGCGGCAGTGA
- the HSPB6 gene encoding heat shock protein beta-6, with translation MDVTIQHPWLRRPLGPSPFLANRLFDQRFGEGLLESELAALCPAGLGPLYSRLPSAALPDTGLSEVSLDKDRFSVLLDVKHFSPEELSVKVVGDYVEVHAKHEERPDEHGYISREFHRRYGLPRGVDPATITSALSPDGILSITAPTKPEGKAQERTVPIARQQTPAVTGK, from the exons ATGGACGTCACCATCCAGCACCCCTGGCTGCGCCggcccctgggccccagccccttcctcgCCAACCGCCTCTTCGACCAGCGCTTCGGCGAGGGGCTGCTGGAGAGCGAgctggctgccctctgccccgctgGGCTCGGCCCCCTCTACAGCCGGCTGCCCAGCGCGGCCCTGCCCGACACCGGCCTCTCCGAG GTGTCGCTGGACAAGGACCGGTTCTCGGTGCTGCTGGACGTGAAGCATTTCTCCCCCGAGGAGCTGAGCGTGAAGGTGGTGGGCGACTACGTGGAGGTGCACGCCAAGCACGAGGAGCGCCCG GACGAGCACGGCTACATCTCCCGTGAATTCCACCGGCGCTACGGGCTGCCCCGGGGCGTGGACCCTGCCACCATCACCTCGGCCCTCTCGCCCGACGGCATCCTCTCCATCACGGCGCCCACCAAGCCAGAGGGCAAGGCCCAGGAGCGCACTGTGCCCATCGCCCGGCAGCAGACCCCTGCCGTGACTGGGAAATAG
- the LIN37 gene encoding protein lin-37 homolog isoform X1 has product MKKGFLAPVTMLPTKVETEKQDLETTSARSRLDAVLQCLLEKSDVDREQMDEDVGKTPSDPLSKDSSPSAAGKRPSARFSHHRRKKRKETDDSLTEGSQQRQNTYIIKLFDRSVDLAQFAESTPLYPICRAWMRNSPAVRERERSPSPPLPALPEDEEGAEGLNGKSQDVYKLPPPCAGPESAGGEVVSTRIPSPLPPEEGGPRLDTPAGPLPSMSSLIYRNMERWKKTRQRWKEASHRNQLRYAESMKILKEMYERQ; this is encoded by the exons ATCTGGAGACAACCAGCGCCCGGAGCCGCCTGGATGCCGTGCTGCAGTGTCTGCTGGAGAAAAGCGATGTGGACCG GGAGCAGATGGATGAGGATGTGGGGAAGACGCCCAGCGACCCGCTCAGCAA GGACTCCTCCCCCTCCGCTGCTGGGAAGAG GCCCTCAGCCCGGTTCTCCCATCACCGGCGCAAGAAGAGGAAGGAGACCGATGATAGCTTGACcgagggcagccagcagagacAGA ACACCTACATCATCAAGCTGTTTGACCGGAGCGTGGACCTGGCGCAGTTTGCAGAGAGCACCCCGCTGTACCCCATCTGCCGGGCCTGGATGAGGAACAGCCCCGCCGTGCGCGAGAGGGAGCGctcacccagccccccactgcctgccttgcctgaggatgaggag ggGGCCGAGGGGCTGAACGGGAAGAGCCAGGACGTGTACAAGCTGCCTCCTCCGTGTGCCGGCCCAGAGAGTGCGGGCGGGGAGGTGGTGAGTACCAGGAtaccctccccgctgcctcctgaGGAGGGGGGACCACGCCTAGACACG cCTGCCGGCCCCCTGCCCTCGATGTCGTCGCTCATCTATAGGAACATGGAGCGCTGGAAGAAGACCCGCCAGCG GTGGAAGGAGGCATCGCACCGGAACCAGCTGCGCTACGCCGAGAGCATGAAGATCCTCAAGGAGATGTACGAGCGGCAGTGA